In a single window of the Cervus elaphus chromosome 1, mCerEla1.1, whole genome shotgun sequence genome:
- the EXPH5 gene encoding exophilin-5 isoform X2, which translates to MTKVPQGFDCSFLNDEEARKILQVLERNEALQRAEKERISKLQKTKRDIRWLQGVTGEWFEEIQRKKFCNETDVSQMLKLPLTHRLRKGMAENDPVELQTSRSKNILNQRNPTSIPSRLNFRSSFASLFSFRKSRKETSKLQSLGQKGCDGHTPSVSVRGTTLSKIYSSPLESQATDSTTVPKPASMREGSPVPPWDGSLLEDEFFQVLDDLDSKLAQEQSPSSVNTRTPLNIGSRTQFSRFYSSGSKYNHITGRHKNRYHETSNMSIYDVLRPGTPREGFKTFSPRTRTIYDMYRTREPRVLKEDYVQKNTFGSTSLCFDSRQQSASSATGYFKARSLYFPATTRNKTGFISPSHQQSPKRTPLSSIIWNRSDSSRDRQNQEEFLEAPSPMEIDPADQYVYPRCFQENRRYEFYHSQSVYQSVGLNVPIDNAMNPDPFENSENMPFYHEDNPFTRSFFTNTFGRSRGQRFGQNPFWGQQEEHSSDFHQSRKPFTSSDRDFEMISTEVNSALAGHGHSVPSHHWGSFSPGYRTNISRNQQIPHPWQLDSQTSTLESMEVSQGNGNQSTHFSPANVCSMTGASYHMKSGGLECSPMEVHVNREPYSFGIAQTLASPFKSTFPHIPDDRGNPQSPNFQIPTVTLQKVKLASLPIRNYTEVTVTNNVSVDSPPPTESQAVLVTEVNNEKDLKASVFEKDKKINKIDQTNMTGEIPQLVSQTVISNPLPDIQNPLSQDSDKSNRFVFNASTTVSSKRLPGVISRRDTSKIHKANELKKGKSYTGNRKLDSATSLPFIQESRTTSLFLSPNQVCHQELIVSNEDISSIVKNNHGSSEHAGNQYPQSPEKPAPLDTKGEQCIMTYSSNCSKSDADQNMLHNSLDLSLAALPDSSPSNDSSLDALVIPSTTVFWKCPSNKDPSLGEREDNDYKNQNSQFSLSHLENQTSNDNSAPVHNEEVSVVKCPSQPLFRGGKGKGKIRQRISYVETLSKTESRSVPTSESSTLTEGTQGNSRSPERHEIYCTLPRKSAVFLIGNRKPESTMMPSLFRNEPVALPIKNDVEDPIGKYTSKKSSPSSCESESECSKVVSDSVSVALEATEGMTNKTKIGSASVRKGPLPVLIKRAVSCPSEVLYASTGRDEREKCLISDTDASTITLRPWERLINPLGSDSSVCECSLSKKHHQEEYVQECTEKNGKISASKTGIFSHPNEHPLPFSSDMSEQETGKTLHKFKTTSMFSVSGDEDNVKCLEVVSIYYTLPRKHSKKFCDLLQKYTQDIDSLTESTKVGTKTSNALEKDQLNYPAQGQSGTPLSKDTSAQETSHPSHITENMTVLQLPSVESSESTLQEMASIEADVSLHKREPKTGEISPYNLAKTPPPDSQSRKENEKKLQSETVFTSPMLQEKKVTREKSENCLHSIKSDDSGFSNFPAHSEENVENSIIRSSGEHTGSDTAITATGSLQKDITGIVTEESSNGFQPREVRGEIRDFPQNSEKLLSDSESQVFALTPALSKLQLDETCSSEQDLDSSQSEPRELLERRQEVNTTQSKAKDEMQKLAWNQRSLPKGSNNSKKSLADLEKGKSRSPVKHGSAVMSKASRKFPAKDLYPRRHVATIFPQSGNSSGFSSLSLGTPECNPLSLEPPLKSTGTTDESRLSNDGTNVEKSENPLQLTAISNREACTPLSNQKSNNISQPHQNEFKNISESQPKCENSEDVTVAPILERESGALAQPTLISLREADFPDHQRKLKPPFQLEPVEKPTVCVPLTSCQQGQSSASSLECERQPHPYRSESLKSINVHGDILRISHPPKVRERHFSESTSIDDVLSRLTLGNEFSNNSRYSRRFKSFSELPSCGENESWALNNSRTKMGPRSATSISRPIDYGIFGKEQQLAFLENVKRSLTQGRLWKPSFLKNPGFLKDDVINPANPTESSTSNSPSNQRPEDGLSLSAPLNIYEEDPVDSDCDTDTTTDDEYYLDENDKESEL; encoded by the exons ATGTGATGGCCACACaccttctgtgtctgtgagggGAACCACTTTG TCAAAAATATACAGTTCACCTCTGGAAAGCCAAGCCACTGACAGTACAACTGTCCCCAAGCCAGCAAGCATGAGGGAGGGAAGTCCTGTCCCTCCGTGGGATGGTTCACTGCTGGAGGATGAGTTCTTCCAAG TTTTAGATGATTTGGATAGCAAACTGGCTCAGGAACAATCTCCAAGCTCAGTGAATACCAGAACACCTCTCAACATTGGATCAAGGACACAGTTCAGTCGTTTTTACTCCAGTGGGAGCAAATACAATCATATCACAGGAAGGCACAAAAATCGCTATCATGAAACTTCTAATATGTCTATCTATGATGTCTTAAGACCAGGAACCCCTAGAGAAGGTTTTAAAACCTTTTCTCCTAGAACAAGGACAATCTATGATATGTATAGGACAAGGGAACCCAGAGTTTTAAAAGAAGATTATGTGCAAAAGAACACTTTTGGTAGTACTTCTCTGTGTTTTGACAGCAGGCAACAATCAGCCTCATCAGCTACAGGGTATTTCAAAGCAAGAAGCTTATATTTTCCAGCCACAACTCGGAATAAGACTGGGTTTATATCACCAAGCCACCAACAGAGCCCAAAGAGAACTCCTTTATCATCTATCATATGGAATAGATCAGATTCTTCTAGAGATAGGCAGAACCAGGAAGAGTTCCTGGAGGCACCATCACCAATGGAAATTGACCCTGCTGACCAATATGTGTATCCCAGGTGTTTCCAGGAGAATAGGAGATATGAATTTTACCATTCACAGAGTGTTTACCAAAGTGTTGGTTTAAATGTTCCCATAGATAATGCAATGAATCCTGACCCATTTGAGAACTCAGAAAATATGCCATTCTACCATGAAGATAACCCATTTACTAGGTCTTTCTTTACCAATACCTTTGGACGGAGCAGGGGACAGAGATTTGGACAAAATCCTTTTTGGGGCCAACAGGAAGAACATTCTTCTGACTTTCATCAAAGCAGGAAACCATTTACTTCTTCTGACAGAGACTTTGAAATGATCTCCACTGAAGTTAACAGTGCACTAGCTGGTCATGGCCATAGTGTTCCTTCTCATCACTGGGGGTCATTTTCTCCTGGTTACAGAACAAATATTTCCAGAAACCAACAGATACCACACCCCTGGCAGCTTGATTCTCAGACATCCACACTGGAGAGCATGGAGGTGTCACAAGGTAATGGGAACCAGTCTACTCATTTCAGCCCAGCCAATGTTTGTTCCATGACTGGTGCAAGCTATCACATGAAATCTGGTGGGTTAGAATGTTCTCCTATGGAAGTACATGTAAACAGAGAACCTTACTCATTTGGAATTGCTCAAACTCTAGCATCCCCATTCAAAAGTACCTTCCCGCACATTCCTGATGACAGAGGGAATCCTCAGAGTCCTAACTTTCAGATTCCCACAGTCACTTTGCAGAAAGTTAAGCTGGCCTCTCTTCCAATCAGAAACTATACAGAAGTCACTGTGACCAACAATGTTTCAGTTGATTCTCCGCCTCCGACTGAAAGCCAAGCCGTCTTGGTCACAGAAGTAAATAATGAGAAAGACTTGAAGGCATCTGtttttgaaaaagacaaaaaaataaacaagatagaCCAGACAAACATGACAGGTGAAATACCCCAACTTGTTTCACAGACAGTAATTTCTAACCCTTTACCTGATATTCAAAATCCCCTTTCCCAGGACTCAGACAAGAGCAAcagatttgtttttaatgcatCTACCACAGTAAGTTCAAAAAGGTTGCCTGGAGTCATTTCCAGGAGAGATACCTCCAAAATTCATAAAGCCAATGAACTGAAAAAAGGTAAGAGTTATACTGGGAACAGAAAACTTGACTCAGCAACTTCCCTTCCTTTCATTCAGGAAAGCAGAACAACATCACTTTTTCTCAGCCCAAATCAAGTTTGTCACCAGGAGTTAATAGTAAGTAATGAAGATATTTCAAGCATTGTTAAAAATAACCATGGGAGTTCTGAACATGCTGGTAATCAATACCCACAGTCTCCAGAAAAGCCTGCTCCTTTAGATACCAAGGGAGAACAATGTATCATGACTTATTCTAGCAACTGCAGCAAGTCAGATGCTGATCAAAACATGCTCCATAATTCTTTAGATCTGTCTTTAGCGGCACTACCAGATTCCTCACCATCAAATGATTCTTCCCTTGATGCTCTGGTAATTCCTTCTACCACAGTGTTCTGGAAATGTCCTTCAAACAAAGATCCATCTctgggagaaagagaagacaatGATTACAAGAACCAAAATAGTCAGTTTTCCCTAAGCCACTTAGAAAACCAAACGAGTAATGATAATAGTGCACCTGTACATAATGAAGAGGTTAGTGTTGTCAAATGCCCGTCACAACCTCTTTTCAGGGgtggaaagggaaaaggaaaaataagacaaCGCATATCCTACGTCGAAACATTAAGcaaaacagaaagtagatcagtgcCTACAAGTGAAAGCAGCACTCTCACTGAGGGAACTCAAGGCAATTCCAGGTCTCCTGAGCGTCATGAGATTTATTGTACTTTACCGAGAAAATCAGCCGTTTTTCTCATCGGTAACAGGAAGCCTGAAAGTACGATGATGCCTTCTTTGTTTAGGAATGAGCCAGTTGCATTACCGATCAAAAATGATGTGGAAGATCCAATAGGAAAGTACACATCAAAAAAATCCAGTCCCAGTTCTTGTGAATCAGAGAGTGAATGTTCCAAAGTCGTTTCAGACTCAGTCTCAGTAGCACTTGAAGCCACAGAAGGGATGACAAATAAGACAAAAATtggatctgcttctgttagaaagGGGCCACTTCCAGTCCTCATCAAGAGGGCTGTGTCATGTCCTTCAGAAGTGCTTTATGCCTCAACTggaagagatgaaagagaaaaatgcctGATTTCCGATACAGATGCTTCTACTATAACACTGAGGCCTTGGGAGAGACTCATTAACCCTCTGGGAAGTGACTCATCTGTTTGTGAATGTTCTTTAAGCAAGAAACACCACCAGGAGGAATACGTACAAGAATGTACTGAAAAGAATGGTAAAATTTCTGCCTCCAAGACAGGCATATTTTCCCATCCAAATGAACACCCTTTACCTTTTTCTTCAGATATGTCAGAACAAGAAACTGGGAAAACTTTACATAAATTTAAGACTACGagtatgttttctgtttctggtGATGAAGATAATGTGAAGTGTCTTGAGGTGGTTTCAATATATTATACTCTACCAAGGAAGCACAGCAAAAAATTCTGTGACCTTCTTCAAAAGTATACACAAGACATCGATTCACTTACAGAATCAACTAAAGTGGGGACTAAAACATCTAATGCTTTAGAAAAAGACCAACTGAATTATCCTGCACAAGGCCAGTCAGGAACACCTTTGTCTAAAGATACCTCTGCTCAGGAGACCAGTCATCCTTCTCACATCACTGAAAATATGACTGTTTTACAATTACCAAGTGTTGAGTCCTCAGAATCTACATTACAGGAAATGGCTTCTATTGAAGCAGATGTTTCTCTTCATAAACGAGAACCTAAAACTGGAGAAATTTCCCCATACAACTTAGCTAAAACACCTCCACCTGATTCACAAAGcaggaaagagaatgagaaaaaattgCAAAGTGAAACTGTGTTTACTTCACCAatgcttcaggaaaaaaaagttacaagAGAGAAATCTGAAAATTGTCTGCACTCCATTAAATCAGATGACAGTGGTTTTTCTAACTTCCCAGCCCATTCAGAAGAGAATGTTGAAAACTCCATCATAAGAAGTTCTGGGGAGCATACAGGTAGTGATACAGCCATTACAGCTACTGGAAGTCTTCAAAAAGATATCACAGGCATAGTTACAGAGGAGAGCTCCAATGGATTTCAGCCTAGGGAAGTCAGAGGGGAAATTAGAGATTTCCCCCAaaactctgagaaactgctttCTGACTCAGAAAGCCAAGTCTTTGCTCTTACTCCAGCCTTGAGTAAACTACAGCTTGATGAGACTTGTTCAAGTGAACAAGATTTAGACAGTTCACAGTCTGAACCCAGAGAACTACTTGAAAGAAGACAGGAGGTAAATACAACACAGAGCAAGGCTAAAGATGAAATGCAGAAGTTGGCATGGAATCAACGTTCACTTCCTAAAGGAAGTAATAACAGTAAAAAAAGCTTGGCTGACCTAGAAAAAGGGAAAAGCAGATCTCCAGTTAAACACGGATCGGCAGTTATGTCCAAAGCCAGCAGAAAATTTCCAGCTAAAGATTTATACCCTAGAAGACATGTAGCTACTATCTTTCCCCAAAGTGGGAACAGTTCTGGCTTTAGCAGCTTGTCCCTTGGCACACCAGAGTGCAACCCACTGTCCCTTGAGCCTCCTTTAAAGTCCACAGGAACCACAGATGAAAGCAGGTTAAGTAATGATGGCACAAATGTGGAGAAATCCGAGAACCCTCTCCAGCTTACTGCAATATCCAATAGAGAAGCTTGTACACCCTTAAGCAATCAGAAGTCCAACAACATTTCGCAACCACATCAGAACGAGTTTAAAAATATCTCAGAATCACAACCAAAGTGTGAGAATTCTGAGGATGTAACAGTAGCTCCGATTTTGGAAAGAGAATCAGGAGCCCTGGCCCAACCTACGTTGatcagcctcagggaagcagacTTCCCTGACCATCAGAGGAAGTTGAAACCCCCTTTTCAACTGGAGCCTGTGGAGAAACCTACAGTGTGCGTCCCACTCACCAGTTGTCAGCAAGGACAAAGCAGTGCTTCATCTCTGGAGTGTGAACGTCAGCCACACCCCTATCGTTCAGAGAGCTTAAAAAGCATCAATGTACATGGTGATATACTACGAATAAGTCATCCTCCAAAAGTCAGAGAGCGCCATTTTTCTGAAAGCACTTCTATTGATGATGTCCTGAGTCGACTGACCCTTGGGAATGAATTCTCTAACAACAGCAGGTACAGTCGAAGATTTAAATCTTTTTCTGAACTTCCCTCCtgtggtgaaaatgaaagttgggCTCTGAACAACAGCAGGACAAAAATGGGTCCTAGGTCTGCAACATCTATATCCAGGCCTATTGACTATGGGATTTTTGGGAAAGAACAGCAGCTGGCTTTCTTGGAGAATGTAAAGAGGTCACTCACACAAGGGAGATTATGGAAACCAAGTTTTCTTAAGAACCCTGgcttcctgaaagatgatgtaATTAACCCTGCTAACCCGACAGAGTCATCGACTTCAAATTCTCCTAGTAACCAGAGGCCAGAGGATGGCTTATCTCTAAGCGCACCACTTAATATCTACGAAGAGGATCCAGTAGACTCGGATTGTGACACAGACACGACCACGGATGACGAATACTACTTGGATGAAAAtgacaaagagtcagaactgTGA
- the EXPH5 gene encoding exophilin-5 isoform X1: MTKVPQGFDCSFLNDEEARKILQVLERNEALQRAEKERISKLQKTKRDIRWLQGVTGEWFEEIQRKKFCNETDVSQMLKLPLTHRLRKGMAENDPVELQTSRSKNILNQRNPTSIPSRLNFRSSFASLFSFRKSRKETSKLQSLGQKGCDGHTPSVSVRGTTLQSKIYSSPLESQATDSTTVPKPASMREGSPVPPWDGSLLEDEFFQVLDDLDSKLAQEQSPSSVNTRTPLNIGSRTQFSRFYSSGSKYNHITGRHKNRYHETSNMSIYDVLRPGTPREGFKTFSPRTRTIYDMYRTREPRVLKEDYVQKNTFGSTSLCFDSRQQSASSATGYFKARSLYFPATTRNKTGFISPSHQQSPKRTPLSSIIWNRSDSSRDRQNQEEFLEAPSPMEIDPADQYVYPRCFQENRRYEFYHSQSVYQSVGLNVPIDNAMNPDPFENSENMPFYHEDNPFTRSFFTNTFGRSRGQRFGQNPFWGQQEEHSSDFHQSRKPFTSSDRDFEMISTEVNSALAGHGHSVPSHHWGSFSPGYRTNISRNQQIPHPWQLDSQTSTLESMEVSQGNGNQSTHFSPANVCSMTGASYHMKSGGLECSPMEVHVNREPYSFGIAQTLASPFKSTFPHIPDDRGNPQSPNFQIPTVTLQKVKLASLPIRNYTEVTVTNNVSVDSPPPTESQAVLVTEVNNEKDLKASVFEKDKKINKIDQTNMTGEIPQLVSQTVISNPLPDIQNPLSQDSDKSNRFVFNASTTVSSKRLPGVISRRDTSKIHKANELKKGKSYTGNRKLDSATSLPFIQESRTTSLFLSPNQVCHQELIVSNEDISSIVKNNHGSSEHAGNQYPQSPEKPAPLDTKGEQCIMTYSSNCSKSDADQNMLHNSLDLSLAALPDSSPSNDSSLDALVIPSTTVFWKCPSNKDPSLGEREDNDYKNQNSQFSLSHLENQTSNDNSAPVHNEEVSVVKCPSQPLFRGGKGKGKIRQRISYVETLSKTESRSVPTSESSTLTEGTQGNSRSPERHEIYCTLPRKSAVFLIGNRKPESTMMPSLFRNEPVALPIKNDVEDPIGKYTSKKSSPSSCESESECSKVVSDSVSVALEATEGMTNKTKIGSASVRKGPLPVLIKRAVSCPSEVLYASTGRDEREKCLISDTDASTITLRPWERLINPLGSDSSVCECSLSKKHHQEEYVQECTEKNGKISASKTGIFSHPNEHPLPFSSDMSEQETGKTLHKFKTTSMFSVSGDEDNVKCLEVVSIYYTLPRKHSKKFCDLLQKYTQDIDSLTESTKVGTKTSNALEKDQLNYPAQGQSGTPLSKDTSAQETSHPSHITENMTVLQLPSVESSESTLQEMASIEADVSLHKREPKTGEISPYNLAKTPPPDSQSRKENEKKLQSETVFTSPMLQEKKVTREKSENCLHSIKSDDSGFSNFPAHSEENVENSIIRSSGEHTGSDTAITATGSLQKDITGIVTEESSNGFQPREVRGEIRDFPQNSEKLLSDSESQVFALTPALSKLQLDETCSSEQDLDSSQSEPRELLERRQEVNTTQSKAKDEMQKLAWNQRSLPKGSNNSKKSLADLEKGKSRSPVKHGSAVMSKASRKFPAKDLYPRRHVATIFPQSGNSSGFSSLSLGTPECNPLSLEPPLKSTGTTDESRLSNDGTNVEKSENPLQLTAISNREACTPLSNQKSNNISQPHQNEFKNISESQPKCENSEDVTVAPILERESGALAQPTLISLREADFPDHQRKLKPPFQLEPVEKPTVCVPLTSCQQGQSSASSLECERQPHPYRSESLKSINVHGDILRISHPPKVRERHFSESTSIDDVLSRLTLGNEFSNNSRYSRRFKSFSELPSCGENESWALNNSRTKMGPRSATSISRPIDYGIFGKEQQLAFLENVKRSLTQGRLWKPSFLKNPGFLKDDVINPANPTESSTSNSPSNQRPEDGLSLSAPLNIYEEDPVDSDCDTDTTTDDEYYLDENDKESEL, encoded by the exons ATGTGATGGCCACACaccttctgtgtctgtgagggGAACCACTTTG caGTCAAAAATATACAGTTCACCTCTGGAAAGCCAAGCCACTGACAGTACAACTGTCCCCAAGCCAGCAAGCATGAGGGAGGGAAGTCCTGTCCCTCCGTGGGATGGTTCACTGCTGGAGGATGAGTTCTTCCAAG TTTTAGATGATTTGGATAGCAAACTGGCTCAGGAACAATCTCCAAGCTCAGTGAATACCAGAACACCTCTCAACATTGGATCAAGGACACAGTTCAGTCGTTTTTACTCCAGTGGGAGCAAATACAATCATATCACAGGAAGGCACAAAAATCGCTATCATGAAACTTCTAATATGTCTATCTATGATGTCTTAAGACCAGGAACCCCTAGAGAAGGTTTTAAAACCTTTTCTCCTAGAACAAGGACAATCTATGATATGTATAGGACAAGGGAACCCAGAGTTTTAAAAGAAGATTATGTGCAAAAGAACACTTTTGGTAGTACTTCTCTGTGTTTTGACAGCAGGCAACAATCAGCCTCATCAGCTACAGGGTATTTCAAAGCAAGAAGCTTATATTTTCCAGCCACAACTCGGAATAAGACTGGGTTTATATCACCAAGCCACCAACAGAGCCCAAAGAGAACTCCTTTATCATCTATCATATGGAATAGATCAGATTCTTCTAGAGATAGGCAGAACCAGGAAGAGTTCCTGGAGGCACCATCACCAATGGAAATTGACCCTGCTGACCAATATGTGTATCCCAGGTGTTTCCAGGAGAATAGGAGATATGAATTTTACCATTCACAGAGTGTTTACCAAAGTGTTGGTTTAAATGTTCCCATAGATAATGCAATGAATCCTGACCCATTTGAGAACTCAGAAAATATGCCATTCTACCATGAAGATAACCCATTTACTAGGTCTTTCTTTACCAATACCTTTGGACGGAGCAGGGGACAGAGATTTGGACAAAATCCTTTTTGGGGCCAACAGGAAGAACATTCTTCTGACTTTCATCAAAGCAGGAAACCATTTACTTCTTCTGACAGAGACTTTGAAATGATCTCCACTGAAGTTAACAGTGCACTAGCTGGTCATGGCCATAGTGTTCCTTCTCATCACTGGGGGTCATTTTCTCCTGGTTACAGAACAAATATTTCCAGAAACCAACAGATACCACACCCCTGGCAGCTTGATTCTCAGACATCCACACTGGAGAGCATGGAGGTGTCACAAGGTAATGGGAACCAGTCTACTCATTTCAGCCCAGCCAATGTTTGTTCCATGACTGGTGCAAGCTATCACATGAAATCTGGTGGGTTAGAATGTTCTCCTATGGAAGTACATGTAAACAGAGAACCTTACTCATTTGGAATTGCTCAAACTCTAGCATCCCCATTCAAAAGTACCTTCCCGCACATTCCTGATGACAGAGGGAATCCTCAGAGTCCTAACTTTCAGATTCCCACAGTCACTTTGCAGAAAGTTAAGCTGGCCTCTCTTCCAATCAGAAACTATACAGAAGTCACTGTGACCAACAATGTTTCAGTTGATTCTCCGCCTCCGACTGAAAGCCAAGCCGTCTTGGTCACAGAAGTAAATAATGAGAAAGACTTGAAGGCATCTGtttttgaaaaagacaaaaaaataaacaagatagaCCAGACAAACATGACAGGTGAAATACCCCAACTTGTTTCACAGACAGTAATTTCTAACCCTTTACCTGATATTCAAAATCCCCTTTCCCAGGACTCAGACAAGAGCAAcagatttgtttttaatgcatCTACCACAGTAAGTTCAAAAAGGTTGCCTGGAGTCATTTCCAGGAGAGATACCTCCAAAATTCATAAAGCCAATGAACTGAAAAAAGGTAAGAGTTATACTGGGAACAGAAAACTTGACTCAGCAACTTCCCTTCCTTTCATTCAGGAAAGCAGAACAACATCACTTTTTCTCAGCCCAAATCAAGTTTGTCACCAGGAGTTAATAGTAAGTAATGAAGATATTTCAAGCATTGTTAAAAATAACCATGGGAGTTCTGAACATGCTGGTAATCAATACCCACAGTCTCCAGAAAAGCCTGCTCCTTTAGATACCAAGGGAGAACAATGTATCATGACTTATTCTAGCAACTGCAGCAAGTCAGATGCTGATCAAAACATGCTCCATAATTCTTTAGATCTGTCTTTAGCGGCACTACCAGATTCCTCACCATCAAATGATTCTTCCCTTGATGCTCTGGTAATTCCTTCTACCACAGTGTTCTGGAAATGTCCTTCAAACAAAGATCCATCTctgggagaaagagaagacaatGATTACAAGAACCAAAATAGTCAGTTTTCCCTAAGCCACTTAGAAAACCAAACGAGTAATGATAATAGTGCACCTGTACATAATGAAGAGGTTAGTGTTGTCAAATGCCCGTCACAACCTCTTTTCAGGGgtggaaagggaaaaggaaaaataagacaaCGCATATCCTACGTCGAAACATTAAGcaaaacagaaagtagatcagtgcCTACAAGTGAAAGCAGCACTCTCACTGAGGGAACTCAAGGCAATTCCAGGTCTCCTGAGCGTCATGAGATTTATTGTACTTTACCGAGAAAATCAGCCGTTTTTCTCATCGGTAACAGGAAGCCTGAAAGTACGATGATGCCTTCTTTGTTTAGGAATGAGCCAGTTGCATTACCGATCAAAAATGATGTGGAAGATCCAATAGGAAAGTACACATCAAAAAAATCCAGTCCCAGTTCTTGTGAATCAGAGAGTGAATGTTCCAAAGTCGTTTCAGACTCAGTCTCAGTAGCACTTGAAGCCACAGAAGGGATGACAAATAAGACAAAAATtggatctgcttctgttagaaagGGGCCACTTCCAGTCCTCATCAAGAGGGCTGTGTCATGTCCTTCAGAAGTGCTTTATGCCTCAACTggaagagatgaaagagaaaaatgcctGATTTCCGATACAGATGCTTCTACTATAACACTGAGGCCTTGGGAGAGACTCATTAACCCTCTGGGAAGTGACTCATCTGTTTGTGAATGTTCTTTAAGCAAGAAACACCACCAGGAGGAATACGTACAAGAATGTACTGAAAAGAATGGTAAAATTTCTGCCTCCAAGACAGGCATATTTTCCCATCCAAATGAACACCCTTTACCTTTTTCTTCAGATATGTCAGAACAAGAAACTGGGAAAACTTTACATAAATTTAAGACTACGagtatgttttctgtttctggtGATGAAGATAATGTGAAGTGTCTTGAGGTGGTTTCAATATATTATACTCTACCAAGGAAGCACAGCAAAAAATTCTGTGACCTTCTTCAAAAGTATACACAAGACATCGATTCACTTACAGAATCAACTAAAGTGGGGACTAAAACATCTAATGCTTTAGAAAAAGACCAACTGAATTATCCTGCACAAGGCCAGTCAGGAACACCTTTGTCTAAAGATACCTCTGCTCAGGAGACCAGTCATCCTTCTCACATCACTGAAAATATGACTGTTTTACAATTACCAAGTGTTGAGTCCTCAGAATCTACATTACAGGAAATGGCTTCTATTGAAGCAGATGTTTCTCTTCATAAACGAGAACCTAAAACTGGAGAAATTTCCCCATACAACTTAGCTAAAACACCTCCACCTGATTCACAAAGcaggaaagagaatgagaaaaaattgCAAAGTGAAACTGTGTTTACTTCACCAatgcttcaggaaaaaaaagttacaagAGAGAAATCTGAAAATTGTCTGCACTCCATTAAATCAGATGACAGTGGTTTTTCTAACTTCCCAGCCCATTCAGAAGAGAATGTTGAAAACTCCATCATAAGAAGTTCTGGGGAGCATACAGGTAGTGATACAGCCATTACAGCTACTGGAAGTCTTCAAAAAGATATCACAGGCATAGTTACAGAGGAGAGCTCCAATGGATTTCAGCCTAGGGAAGTCAGAGGGGAAATTAGAGATTTCCCCCAaaactctgagaaactgctttCTGACTCAGAAAGCCAAGTCTTTGCTCTTACTCCAGCCTTGAGTAAACTACAGCTTGATGAGACTTGTTCAAGTGAACAAGATTTAGACAGTTCACAGTCTGAACCCAGAGAACTACTTGAAAGAAGACAGGAGGTAAATACAACACAGAGCAAGGCTAAAGATGAAATGCAGAAGTTGGCATGGAATCAACGTTCACTTCCTAAAGGAAGTAATAACAGTAAAAAAAGCTTGGCTGACCTAGAAAAAGGGAAAAGCAGATCTCCAGTTAAACACGGATCGGCAGTTATGTCCAAAGCCAGCAGAAAATTTCCAGCTAAAGATTTATACCCTAGAAGACATGTAGCTACTATCTTTCCCCAAAGTGGGAACAGTTCTGGCTTTAGCAGCTTGTCCCTTGGCACACCAGAGTGCAACCCACTGTCCCTTGAGCCTCCTTTAAAGTCCACAGGAACCACAGATGAAAGCAGGTTAAGTAATGATGGCACAAATGTGGAGAAATCCGAGAACCCTCTCCAGCTTACTGCAATATCCAATAGAGAAGCTTGTACACCCTTAAGCAATCAGAAGTCCAACAACATTTCGCAACCACATCAGAACGAGTTTAAAAATATCTCAGAATCACAACCAAAGTGTGAGAATTCTGAGGATGTAACAGTAGCTCCGATTTTGGAAAGAGAATCAGGAGCCCTGGCCCAACCTACGTTGatcagcctcagggaagcagacTTCCCTGACCATCAGAGGAAGTTGAAACCCCCTTTTCAACTGGAGCCTGTGGAGAAACCTACAGTGTGCGTCCCACTCACCAGTTGTCAGCAAGGACAAAGCAGTGCTTCATCTCTGGAGTGTGAACGTCAGCCACACCCCTATCGTTCAGAGAGCTTAAAAAGCATCAATGTACATGGTGATATACTACGAATAAGTCATCCTCCAAAAGTCAGAGAGCGCCATTTTTCTGAAAGCACTTCTATTGATGATGTCCTGAGTCGACTGACCCTTGGGAATGAATTCTCTAACAACAGCAGGTACAGTCGAAGATTTAAATCTTTTTCTGAACTTCCCTCCtgtggtgaaaatgaaagttgggCTCTGAACAACAGCAGGACAAAAATGGGTCCTAGGTCTGCAACATCTATATCCAGGCCTATTGACTATGGGATTTTTGGGAAAGAACAGCAGCTGGCTTTCTTGGAGAATGTAAAGAGGTCACTCACACAAGGGAGATTATGGAAACCAAGTTTTCTTAAGAACCCTGgcttcctgaaagatgatgtaATTAACCCTGCTAACCCGACAGAGTCATCGACTTCAAATTCTCCTAGTAACCAGAGGCCAGAGGATGGCTTATCTCTAAGCGCACCACTTAATATCTACGAAGAGGATCCAGTAGACTCGGATTGTGACACAGACACGACCACGGATGACGAATACTACTTGGATGAAAAtgacaaagagtcagaactgTGA